In Scatophagus argus isolate fScaArg1 chromosome 3, fScaArg1.pri, whole genome shotgun sequence, the genomic stretch TGCCAGggaaacagcacacagaggcGGAGATGGTGTGGAGTTCCCCGCAGCAGTGTattgaagaaagagaaagagacatagAGGGTGGAgaagagggggtgggggggatatGAAAGAATGGGTGGAGTGAAGTTTGGCCAAATACCTAAGCCAACATTAAATAGGAGGAATcacgagagagaaagagagagacgctgagaaagtaaaaaaatgattaaataaataaataacccaGACAGAGGATCTCTATTTCTGCTAGAAGTCACATCagctcctctcagctgctgtgttatAGTGATGGGGTGTTCATATGCTCCCAACTCTACTTGAAAGCCAAGAAAAATGCTCGACTGTCTTTTGGCTGGTTTGCAGCAATAAATGATCcaagtgtatttgtgtgtgtgtgtgtgtgtgtgagagagagagagagggagagagagatagggagagagacagaataacATTTGTTACTGTCATTCTGACAATCCTTATAACTATCCTGTCTAAAGCTGTTACTTTCAGGTGCAGATACAGGTCATTATCACTCAAAGCAAGAGAGGTAGTTCCTgcatttaaagctttttttgCGTTCAATATGAGAGGCTTTCCCAGTTTGTTTTTAGGGcacctcaaacacacaggttTGGTCCCAATATGCTGTAGGGCCTTTCCAGGGAAATGAGAGAACAGATTGCTGTAAATCTGAATTATGCAGCAAGAATGCCATCTGGTGACCAATTGGCAGTAAGCATAACAGAAATGTGGCTCACTTTAAAATGCAGTGTATTCTATCTGatgactgctgtctgtttatctTCCTCAGAATCAAGCACCCCAACATTGTTTCGCTGGAAGACATCTTTGAAAGTACATCCCATCTTTATCTTGTCATGCAGCTGTGAGTGCTTCTTCCTTTTTATCTTATGGAAGAGCCAAATACATGTGCATTTAGCAggtgtttttactgaaaaatgGGGCTGATTAAGCTGATTAATCAAGCTGTCAGTTTAGAGAAATATAATTTGCaacaaaaatgctaaacattgTGTGGTTCAGTGTCTCTAAAGAGACTATTTGCTATTTTTCTTGATTTGAAATTCTTTTAAATCAgatatctttgtgttttggactgtttatACTTTATGCTGAACTCAGTATAAAGCCTCTAATATTCCCATATTCAGTAAAACTATAGAAATATTGACCTGTTTTCCATAACTTTTGCCTGACAGGGTATCTGGAGGTGAGTTGTTTGACAGGATTGTGGAGAAAGGTTTctacacagagagagatgcCAGCCAACTCATCCACCAGATCTTGGATGCAGTCAAATATCTCCATGATATGGGGATCGTCCACAGAGACTTGAAGGTATGATTGCTCAGGGAAGactgaaatacaaacatttgTCCGCTTTTCCCATTTGCAAACCGACCTGTTTGATCATCCTTATTGTCTTTCCAGCCAGAGAATTTGCTGTATTACAGTATGGACGAAGACTCCAAAATTATGATCAGTGACTTTGGACTGTCAAAGATCGAGGGAGCGGGCAGTGTCATGTCCACAGCCTGTGGTACTCCTGGATATGTGGGTAAggcatttctttctctgctcaGCTCCCGGCTCTCTTTCATGTGAGCTCAGCACTTGGTGTTTCAGCCGATATCCCCTCTTTATTCAGCGCATTGTGAGAGGCTCTTTCATCCACTGCTGAGTCAATTGCAAGTGTTTCAGAAGTGCTCTCTACCTGTTTAATGTGACCTACCAGATCACACGGTATTACTGAAAGGTCAAGAATACTTCAATTCAccctcactgctgctctgaATTGTATACTTTCCACTTTCCCTGAATGCGTGTGTTTCACAGCTCCTGAGGTGCTCGCTCAGAAGCCGTACAGCAAAGCAGTGGACTGCTGGTCCATAGGAGttatttcttatattttgtAAGTCTCAGCTTATTCATCAGTGAGAAATATGTTAATTGATTGTCACTGAGTATTGAATATGTTCCAATGTCCCTCAGGCTATGTGGATATCCTCCGTTTTACGATGAAAATGATGCCAAGTTATTTGAGCAGATTCTGAAAGCAGAGTATGAATTTGACTCTCCATACTGGGATGACATCTCAGATTCAGGTACTACCTGTTACCAAAAATATCTCCTAACAGGTCAGAATGGACTATTACAGCATAAAGTAAACTTGTGTTTGCAGCCAAAGACTTCATCTGTCACCTGATGGAGAAAGAACCTTTGAAGAGATACACGTGTGAGCAGGCTCTCCAGCACCCATGGTGAGAAAATCAAAATACTAGTTatctaaaaaaatacatatacactCACTTCTTCCAGTATGCTTGTGTCTAGTGCCAAAACTAATTGTCAATTAGCTGATCAAAGGGAAATGAACTAAAATTAATCAATGACAATTTTCCTGACATATTGATCTTTAAGACATTTATTAGCAAAAGTGACAAACATTCTGTTGTTTCATGCGACAACATGcagctgttttatgtttctatATCTATATAACTGATCATCTTTGGGACTTGGAGTGTTGGTGAGCCAAAACAGTTTAAAGACGACACCTTGGGCTCTTAAAAAGCCATTTTTCACAGTGTTCGGACAtcttacaaacaaaaataaattgaaaaaaattcaactttAGAAATGCAGTTTACAGTTATTTTCACTCACCTGGTTATTACTTTCTTAACTAAACAATTAATTGCTTTGTCTAAAATGTTGGAGCATCCTGAAAAAATCACAATGTTATTTCCCAGAGCCAATGGTgacacattcaaatgttttgttttacccAGCCTGACCCAACATGCAAATCACAAAGATATTCCATTATCATGCACGCATGGCAAAGAAAAGTATTGTATCTTCACAGAAGGTGGAACCAGCtactgtttgacattttacaaattgcTGGATTTTATCCACTTGCTAAACAGTTACTGATTAGCTGTATGACAATCTACTAATTGACAAATGATAGGAGGAACAGCTTCAGACAGGTGCATAAACTACATGTCTGTTATGTTACTTCTGTTGATTTTGCAGGATCTGTGGAGACACAGCTCTGGACAAGAATATCCATGAGTCTGTCAGCGCTCAAATCAAGAAGAACTTTGCCAAGAGTAAATGGAAGGTCAGCGTCTTGGCTGAATCATGGACCGGCCTGCTGAAAGAGCAGTTTTAAGATTGGCAGGAGATGGAGGACATTTTGTAAgcctttgctgtttttcttcctcattagctgtcagacacaaaaggttttcctctctctccctgttcaTGCAGCAAGCATTTAATGCCACGGCGGTGGTGCGCCACATGCGGAAATTGCAACTGGGCACCAGTCTGGAGGGACCCAGTCAGATTACTCCCACCAGTCCCTGCCATGGACATCTGCtcccagaggaagaggaagaggaggaggaggaggaagatgatttGGGAAatggggaggaggagagctgtAAGTTATCAGTACACAGTGAATGaacaaacactctctctcagACTTGTTGGTCTCTTAGCTCTAAAATATTTGACTTGGCACCTGCATATCAAACTAATTAAACCCACATTTAATAAGGAGGACAGGGAGTTAGACTGGTTTAAGGCAAATGTATAGAAATGGAAAAGGAGGAACTCAGTGCGGGGGATCAGCCTCAGGCATTGTCATCCAAGTTTGAGCCTCAGACAGTATCTAACGAAGATAAAGATGGGAGAAGTATGTGCAAGATgaaaggagggatggagaggatgaatgaatgtgaagaaGAATGGAGAAGCAGAGAGGTGAGTGGATGCAGGAGGCAATGGAAGCAAGAacaagaatcagctttattggcagtatatatatttttacatacacacactgaatttgtcctctgcatttaacccatacttagttgaacacacatgcaacacccaatGGAGGGggggttaagtgtcttgctcaaaggcacaacCGAGACAAACCACAGATGATGGGTCAACCAGGTTTAGCACTGACAGGTGATTAGAAGTTTAACTGAGAAGTTGCTTCTGAAATAAGAACTTGTTGTCTTTAACGTTTTATATAAATCATTTCACTTGTTAAAAAGTAAACACTGAAATTCGAAACCCAGGAAGATGAGATATTTTTAGCTGTAGTTAGCCATCCTgccaaaaatatcttttcatcTGTagaaataacaaacatttattatttcatgCACTATATGGACACCTAAGTAACACCCAAAAGTATTCggacacctgaccataacaccaacatgaacattttctgtgggaattttacccattcatgcagtagagcatttgtgagttcgagcactgatgttggatgaaaagggctgactcacaatctctgttccagttcaaaggtgctggatggggttgaggtcagggttctgtgtgggccagtcaagttcttccacaccaaactcatccaaccatgtcttcatggactttgGGGGCACAGTcatggaatagaaaagggccttccccaaactgttgccacaaagttggaaacgtagcattgtccaaaatgtcttggtatgctgaagcattaagatttcccttcactgagagtaaggggccaagcccaacccctgaaaaacagccacataccacacatgaattcaataataaagaggcatacttttgtctatataggaTAGAGATTAGAGAAATGCTGTAGCTTTTGCTGTTACTTAGCCTACGGAGACCATCTGCTTCAGTCTGTTTTCCCCCTTGGTTTTGGGGAGGTGAAGCAAGGCTTCTAGCACCGTAGTATTCATGAAAGCtgtgaatttgttgttgttacacaGCTGGTGTCGCTTCATCTTCACCTTCATTGTAGTCTGCTGTATTACCAGTTTGCTACTTTTAAAGAACGCATGCATACTGAGCACACTTTTAAACAAACTGGAGTGCGCAGATGGACAggcagctgttttgtttgcttcctgGTTACCCCGGGAGTAGATCCTTGTGATCCCTCTTTACTTTTGGTAAGGCACTCAGGCACAAGAATTTTGAATGACTTCAGCAAAATGTAAGTCCATTTTGAAAGTTTTAGGAGGTTCCCACTGATTTCCCTGATGTATGCTGTCAGATTAGTTGTGTCTCTGCAAAGAACGTGGAGAGTTCAAAGTTATTATGACCCAACAGCTGGAATTGCCAAAGTTACGAGGATAAGACCCTCtgtgacaaacaacagaagCTCCCATTAAATTTCATATGTTCTCCGTTTCTGTAATTCTCAGTGTCCCACTATGAGGACGGTCGTCGCGGGAGCACCGAGGGCAGCACAGATCGGGACAGCCTCAGGAGCTGCACCTACTGCTGCAGGCCAGCCAGTCGTGTCTGAACACAACCTCCCTTTGTCATGGAGCGCCCAGAGCTCGCCCGCCCAGTCTGGCCAGGAATGCAGAGTAGTTATCAGGCAGTGTTCACAGTGAGCAGGTCACAGCATGAAGAAACATACTGTAAGTCTGTGTCCAAAAAAGGAATATataaatatctatctatctatctacatagatagatagatagatgaaaaagaaaaatcccaaCTCAAGACATACACTTTTTAAACTTCCAGAACAGATTGCAAAGCTGCTCCGGGTCACAAAGAATGAACCTGGCTGCATGATCGTCCTGAAATAAACCCCCCCAGCACCCCAACCTATAGTTGTCCTTTGTGCAGCTATAGCAGACAGTGGTCATTTGGCAGTGTGTACACTCCAGGTGGTTCTGGATGGTAGCTTCAGGAAGGATCCAAGCCTCTTGGGTCTTAATCAAAGATGAGCCAGTGGCCTAAAGGCAGTCTCCTCCATTATTTTTGTTCTCACATTATCTGTCACATCTACCTCTAACTGCAGCTACTGTCTGTTTGCATCCATCTGGCTCACACACTCTACATTACTGGCAGCTTTCTCTAAAAATCTGGCCAGACAGGGCAAAAAGAAAATGGGATCGCTTTCTCATGGGAAACAGTACTGAAAGCTACTCCTGCATGTCTTTATACTCTTTACCCATCAGTGTGACTGAGTCCAGTCACTGACCAAGTAGCTGTTGTGTTGATTTAATCTCAAGGGATGTTGGCAAATGAGCATGTGACGCTGTCTGTGCCACTCGCCCATTTGTTCTGTTCAATCACTTTGTCTTTATTCTCATATTAAGTGTCCCTGTCCTTTTTTAAGTGTTTACTACTTTTGGttaaagtattttgtttttgttgtttttttttttttgttttttttttggaaagaggaggatgattATAGGGGTTATTGACTCTACATTCTGGCTCAGACTGGGTCTGTGAGGAGTGGTGCTGACCTGGAGTGACTGCATGCTTCAGTTGGGTAAAACAACGTAATGTATGAATATCAAAAGgagactctttttttcttttatttttggttttggttttatggctgTTCTGTTATCAGAGGCTCAAACTGAGATCCCATAAATCACAGGAATCTGACCTTCTGCCATCATGCCAGGAGGAGTTATTTTGAAGGTTATGTTGGGAAGAAATTCATCATATTCATATCACACTTGTCATCCCTGCTCTTTTTGCGGCGAGCATCCGAATATCCACCCGCTGTCAGTCTCCGGGTCTGAAGCGGAGTCAGAGGGATCTCAGTCTGGGCGCTCTGCCTGCTCTGTGCTGTGCACCTCTAGTGGAAGAAGTTTTGGTCTACTGTTTGCATGACCTGGTTAAATATGTTTACATGAATGATGAACAATTAGTATAAACACACATGATTATTATTACTCTGTTGTATTGAAAAATGatgtaatactgtaattttgAGCTATATAATGTGAAGTGAGTAACACCAGAAGTAATGTTGTTGACAAAGtacaacacagcacagtggaTTTATCATTTACATTGACTATGATGGTCAAGTCTCTACCTGAGTGACACTTCTCCTGTACTATGTTTATTTACATtgcaaacattttcttcaatctgtttttttgcctttgcttATGTAGAACCTCTAGAGCTGTTTATCCCTGTCTGATACCCAGGGcacaagccaaaaacaaaaacaaaacaaatcaaaaacaaacaaactaaccaAAAACCCCCACATATCTTAATTTTAACCAGGTGCCAGCCACAgtgcaaaacatgaaaaaaaaaagtatcatgGGGCTTGAAACATCACCAGTCTGTCATGGGGGTTGCCTTCAGTGTGTGAGCTCAACATTTGTCCTCCTGAGCAGATGAACTGCAGAACTAAAGCCATACAGTGAAGTGGGAATGTTTTTACTGTAGATGAAGACATGTGGCCATCTTCTAAATAAGACTCAGATGAAGGACGATGAAGGCGACGTGTTGATTTGAAGAAAAATTAGACAAAATTCTCCCCataaaaactgactgaaaacactttAATCCTGATATCAATGATACCATACAATTATTAATTTAAAGGTAAGTCATGACATAATGCTGTATTATTAACTGTAGAGCTAGTCAAATAACCCATAAAAAATGATCTTGCCCACATGAAACCGGTTCCCGTGATCGGTCATTTTTCAGGTTCATAGTACAGTAAAATAAGGCAATCACTCTGGATTTATAAGTTATAATTGTGGAAAATAtgcaaactgtgtgtgaagGGCTTCATGTTAACTGTAAGATAGTCAATGTTGATGACTTTGATAACCTGGCTATTATTTGTTTGGTAATGACCTTAATATGTTGAACCTTACCTGGGATTTGTTTCCacttggctgtgtgtgtgttttttaaagcttATTTTACCCATTACAAACACATCTAAATGCATAAAGAAACacatgtatattatatatataaatataagtaTATATTGTATATCCTTTTTTGTAAAAGCTGTTTTGAGCTACAAACGTATGGATGCAATGCATCATGGGTTATTGAACAAGATGTAAGAAAATACAATGATTTGTACCCACAGAGATATGAttgcaggaaatgaaataaaacttcCTTGTCtatgcactgtgtgttctgtctgtcaTCATACAGTTGTTTTATTCTTAGATGTGTGCTGAAAACTCTGTGGTTTGTAAAGACAGACTTATTACttataaacaaattaaatacaaaacacaagGCAGACTTTACTTACCAGGGCCAGGCTTTACATTCATTCCTTTGCTACAGCTGGTGAGCATTATTCAAAACCAGTGATTTCAAAGATATAATGGAAACAATGAACACATGTGCAATGTAGTGCAACCCAAGTAGCATCATTGTAAACTACAGCGTAAAACACAATCACAATGAATTACTGTCAGCAATTATATTGTTATGCTGCTCTATAGATCAGCCCATTcatggattttttaaaatataaacatcagCCTGATTCTTCTGTTTAACTTGTACATTATAACTATCATTCATGTTGTGTAGTTACCTTGATAGTCATCACAGAATTACATTAATTCTTTGTGTTGACATTAGTCACACTGTCAGTGCTCTTTTGATACCTCAGACACCTGCTTTTTGACCAGAAAACTGATGGCACTACACTCACACAGCAACCCTGAAAAGTGGCTGCATAAAACAATGACGTGGAGGGACACTTTACAAAGTTGTGCAGTAAAACTTTGCCACTCTTCATTGTAATGACAACATGCTCTTGTTGAGCATTATGGGAACCGTAACAAGAAATACGGCAATCACTAAACAATCACtaaacaaaatatgtcacaaaaTGGTAACATAAACACTTGTGGTGGCAATTCTGTTGGGGGGGGTTGGGTACATCAGGTTTTCAGCTGCCATCACTACTGTCTACAGAAATCTAATTCAGCCAGATAGACTGAACAGTGTTATTCAATGGAATCATCAGTGTACCTTGGCACACTTTGATTTCTAACACACTGatccaaacagaaaaactatTCCTTTACTACTTCTTCAGTATTGGAAGGATGTCTTATGTTGTCTTACTGCCTGATAAGGTGAAATAAACCTAATCTGCCTGATTTAACTGATCATTAATTCTGGACAGTTTACATAAGTGCCAGTAGTGATTTTATACTCCCTGTTGACATTCTCAACAGACTATTGCGCTGACTgtcaacagaaaacatgcaatATGCAGTCACAAATCTGTTCTTCTCAGTCTTATTTTGACTCAGATGAACTCGctgttgctctctgtctctctccggCTGTGGGAAAATGAAGACAAGCTAAAATTAAAGATGAGGAGCTCATATGTGTAGCCACAGTAGACAAGCATTATTTTACAGGATGCATCACAAATATCCAGATTTAGGGCTAATTCCCTAAAATTAAAGGCCTCAAAGAACCCATGGTTCCACAGTTTTATATGGCCTTAAAAAGAATTAAGATGAGTATaaacattaattattttcatgagCTGTCTTTGAGTTCATAGAGCTCATACACTCAGAGGGTCTAAATGCAAGTATAGCCTTCAACAGATTAATGTTTTCCCGTAGGCATCTAGACTAGACTTGTCTGGAATGCAATCTTTGTAATGTCTacactgccctctagtggctcGTTGCAGAACTAACTACTTggtaatttcatttcatgtcatcTGTCCCCTGTGATGAtttgtgaaaaacatgaaagctTGACCAGATGCAAAATTTCTTCAGCCTCTGATGTCCTTTCAACAGCTCTTGATGGGGTGGTGATCTgttcctcttctccttttcctggTCTCTGCTTTGCTCCCATctggtctttttctttcttgagaCAGTCActtgacagaaacacagaaggcCTTTATGATTTATACAAACAATTAACCTGAGAAGTGAGTGTTTATGACTGTGTATAAGTCCAGCCTCTGGAGGGCTATCTGCAGTTCTTTGTGGGACTCCTGGTGGTTCTTTAAGTCTGTCAAAGGACTGAGGGAGTTTGGGGGTCTGATGAGACCACCACTCTCCTTTGAGGAGGAGTGTTGGCCTTGTGTTCACTCTGTTGAGCCTGTATTACtgacaatgaaaaagaaaaccatacAGAATATATTTTCCAATGTCATTTTTGTACgcaacttttttttgtgtgtgaaaacattttcatcatataAGTGCAATGCTCACCACAGTTAAGTTCAAAACAAGTACaaacattctaaacacatagcAGCTTTTAGTGACACAGCAAGAGATCAAGTACCATGACAAAGCTGTTGTAGTTCTGTTCTAATGTCTACAATTAAACCAGTGAGCAGCAATGAGGGGGTTTGAGGCCTCAGAAAACTGAGCAGAGTAACTTCAGCTAATTTAATTCTATCTGCAGAGATTGATACACTTCCACAAAGATTTCTATATATTAAAACATCTTGCGGACCATCTTGTAGCAAACTGATTTGGTCGCTAATATGAAGAAACATACTTCAGTCCTGTTTATTACTCCAAAATGAATTTTCACGAGGACgggcaaaagaaaagaaaaagtgactgTAGTTAAACGTAGTATTATGATGCCCTGTCTTGACTGATACAATTTGACACATTGTTATTAGGTGTAAGTATTAAGTACATTTAAGGATGTGTAAGACTAGTCAAAACATgatttgaaaagagaaaagagtgcTGAACAAAGTAGCTTCAATAGAACAGTTCACTTACAAGTATGTTTGAAATGAAGATTTCTCTACAATTTGCTGGCTATCTCTGGAAGTCTAAAAACCTGCTCCATATTTAACTGCAGAGGGCTATGTTCACACTTTAGATCAGGCACAAAGTCCTAACCTGAATTTTACCACAAAACGTTTGAGAAagttgactgattgattgattgaaattCTGTAATTTTTCATTAACACACCTAATAGTGCACACTCAAATTATGATACCCCAGGTACAAAAATCATCaaattatatataatttcatttgagaagaaaaatcagCCACATTACAGTGCTTGACAATATTAATCCACACACATTCCAGTATATAGTTCAGGTAAAGTGCTGTCCTGCTTCCTCAACGgaaaaatattatattacatgATGAACCCATACAATCATAACAACAAAGAACCTAGAAGAGCAGCCTAATAACTACTGTGCCCTGTTGCTCATGTAGGAGGGCACACTCAGCAATATTTTTCAGTGAGGACTTAATCAATGAACCAACTACAGATTTAATTATCTTAATGCTTTGTACCTTCCACAGGATGGCAGAAACATGTCAAAGGTTTGCCAGCATTAGTCACCAGGCCACATAAGGCCAGGGAAGATGGCAGCAACTTAACCTTGAGtacactgaaatgaacaaaggTGCTTGGGTAAGTTGCATGCCCTCATTTAAAACTAATTTTACAGATTTGAGTATTGAATGTCACTAGGCAACTGGTCTATTGACAGCCACATGACAGTTCATCAGCTTAAACTCTCCCACccttttactttttaataaaagaatcaatcaataaaaatgttcctGCAGCAAATACTACAGAAACCACCTGTTGTTTGTAGCATATATCCCCTCACATCTCTTCTACTTCTTTACTGTTTCTCCCTTTAGTCACAcgaacatccatccatccatccatccatccatccatccatccaggaGGACTTTCTGTCAGATGTGGAAAATAGAAaaagtgcaggaaaaaaaacacatgaaagctCTCCAAACAGATAGAAATCTCCTGCTCAGGTCAACACTACAGCTTTGCTCAAATGGCAATGAGGTGCTACACAAAACCACATTATGATACTGACAGACAAAGCAAGTCAGCTCTAGTTCCACATGTCCAGTGAAGCGAGTGCCCTTACTGGTGAGGTGGAGGGCTGCTGCCTCATTAATGACAGGATTAAAGAAAGTTTAATGTTTGAATCCCTCATTTGTCTTGAGTGTGAGCAGAATTGTAGCCTTGGCATTATAGTTGCAATTCAGCTGCACCATGTTTGCACAATGTGTTCAAAAACACCAGctaatacatacatacataaagaAAGGTTTAAATAAGATGACAGAATAAATTGTCTAAGTGAGGAAAAAGTGAAGTCTTGAGGCATTTAAATGACAactctgctgctggctgctgtttggTTGATGAGGGGAGAGTCATGCTGTTTGGCTACATCTCCGACAGTGGGTATTGTATGGAGGAGAATTAATAGGA encodes the following:
- the camk1a gene encoding calcium/calmodulin-dependent protein kinase type 1 translates to MPLGEDGNGWKKKTSDIKEHYDFKEVLGTGAFSEVVLAEEKRTQRLVAIKCIPKKALEGKENNIENEIAVLHRIKHPNIVSLEDIFESTSHLYLVMQLVSGGELFDRIVEKGFYTERDASQLIHQILDAVKYLHDMGIVHRDLKPENLLYYSMDEDSKIMISDFGLSKIEGAGSVMSTACGTPGYVAPEVLAQKPYSKAVDCWSIGVISYILLCGYPPFYDENDAKLFEQILKAEYEFDSPYWDDISDSAKDFICHLMEKEPLKRYTCEQALQHPWICGDTALDKNIHESVSAQIKKNFAKSKWKQAFNATAVVRHMRKLQLGTSLEGPSQITPTSPCHGHLLPEEEEEEEEEEDDLGNGEEESLSHYEDGRRGSTEGSTDRDSLRSCTYCCRPASRV